In Xiphophorus maculatus strain JP 163 A chromosome 15, X_maculatus-5.0-male, whole genome shotgun sequence, the following are encoded in one genomic region:
- the ylpm1 gene encoding YLP motif-containing protein 1 isoform X2, which yields MFPSWGNYGAPPPQSFGGPGPRKPPIGTGPAPGGFGGYEASSSGSLFSSLQEQHRQQMQQLQMLHQKQLQSVLHHGNSGTGFGGGHSGGFNAAPPWHSEGPGQVEGAESGQLYLVQEKTPVQTPRGPLPPNQGQQPQPPPQQQPAESKPIPPHPESQPPKSQENIGVPVASNTNPCSTNDNTSVPLQDQQNVWYKQHLQNLQKLRQEKAQQNQTAGNAFLTPQPPSQAMPPPLPSEPPKGTPPPPPPREEPPVPPPPPVEVKSANVGNSSNFTDTPDAPKDSEEAARLQQLQAAAAQWQQVQQQRVSLQYQALMQQHEKLQQILEQYQRLVQQPPNLQTMSAELQLRHYEMQHQQFIPLFQNWNSSFALWHEQFQSYPHKDQLQDYELQWKQWQEQMNATNAHLQERVTTITAMVPFASGQYGAMMGQLGQYPGQDTPLQQQVVNPGVQPTVVGAIATATGATAASATGATALGQQPPAFVAHSESSDGPHVQGSLPGGVGVIPPGPLTMQTSSFNSIREPRPSRFDQPPQGFDGPPMFDQSQQRFDGPPRFNPPRQRFEGPTFDQPRQHFDGPTRFDQPLQRFDGPSRFEQPRHRFDGPPRFDQQRPRFDGPQGFDQPRQRFDGPQRFDQPRQRFDGPQRFDQPRQRFDGPPRFDQPRHRFDNPPRHDQPNFGQQSRLDSLRPLCPPPRFESPSAPQLKQQQGPEPKLETDIQNPASSDSTTLPKTPAQPLSNKDETIPNKSTADDLTDDNLLGADGFFIQDDPIPQTLRSKKESEEAKNKSVTDDRNKDKPTTSAKDSASVSNPPPPPQNSQKDDGPMTDNKKSIKVTAEIQPELQSSDQLAPKPEPPNLPPGRGRGQPPLRGLGRGQLGPGQYREHNTAQTEEGVGEMPYDYVPSEGDTGIPEEQQDYWQDPSYQGFGEDESEMRPEDTWIPEEHYFEEEEYYEEPVGPYMGRGRPPMRGGPPMGRGRPPMGRGFPPMGRGVPPMGRGFPPMGRGVPPMGRGGPPMGRGGPPMGRGGPPIGRGGPPMGRGGPPMGRGGPPMGRGGPPMGRGGPPMVRGGPPFSRGGPPVGRGGAHMGIGGPAVARGDLDDMHWAEAESAECSEEGEPYWEEWRPQMRGMRPPFPPGRGRPPRGHPGFMPRGRGGPLHPIHGEMGHEAVGHEMELDDANVDQSMHPMYLEHDPYGHPGHPDVGRGRRRIPPPPHEIMDHLEEPLYEGTEEDSEWYPPRGPPMTPHEIIDRGGMRRRPMGRGIARGMWRPGPHREGYEEVYKEDQALDYDRGEDEYRQPPAPEFPPEDYRQEAKFREGEWDRDRPLPEREYPPRMPPPPHLREERWDPETERRRSYSYDENDRARGELRILDYRDEPPYRLDEPPHLRTSDWDRPSRRSPLPVRTYPDYGDLRPQYEERKEEPPPGGSATDLPGSSVEAATQGTSGANVLALSQRQHEIILKAAQELKQIRELQEGKTPSTEKLQPASSDLLPELPAGLLGLEIPADVRNVLKGMSAAVQSAAPESASWESKPAVDYQSSLSASAKPTVIPKTVDYGHGHELGATVERIAYGERIVLRPDPVPSDRLYDKEPLGLRDSYSRDPYYDRRPDPYLDRREYSREREMYRDMPPEYDRDRYERERYHSRERDERSPLPPRAAYRDRDKERSGSRDPDDFYGRPVFDRPLYERSGPDRIGPDRIGPDRIGPERYSSPYLERRGYPEDRGPHPAAPLPPPPTPPPPRVEKKPEIKNIDDILKAPGRLSRPERIVIIMRGLPGSGKSHVAKLIRDKEVECGGAPPRVLVLDDYFMTEVEKVEKDPDTGKRVKNKVLEYEYEPEMEDTYRSSMLKTFKKTLDDGFFPFIILDTINDRVKHFEQFWSAAKTKGFEVYVAEITADTQTCAKRNVHGRKLKDITKMSNNWESSPRHMVRLDVRSLLQDAAIEEVEMEDFNPEDVPQETKREEEEESDLGYLPKSKWEMDTSEAKLDKLDGLVSGGKRKRDSEHLSGIEDYLQLPDDYATRTSAPGKKRVRWADLEEQKDADRKRAIGFVVGQTDWEKITDESGQFAQRALNRTKYF from the exons atgtttccttcctGGGGGAATTACGGGGCTCCTCCGCCTCAGAGCTTCGGAGGACCTGGCCCTCGAAAGCCTCCGATCGGAACAGGTCCGGCTCCTGGTGGTTTCGGCGGCTACGAGGCCTCCTCTAGCGGCTCGTTGTTCTCCAGCCTTCAGGAGCAGCACCGACAGCAGATGCAGCAGCTCCAGATGTTGCACCAGAAACAGCTACAATCCGTGTTACACCACGGCAACAGCGGCACTGGGTTTGGAGGTGGACACTCGGGTGGGTTTAACGCGGCCCCGCCGTGGCATTCAGAAGGACCCGGCCAGGTAGAGGGCGCTGAAAGTGGTCAGTTGTACCTTGTGCAGGAAAAGACTCCGGTTCAGACACCCAGGGGACCGCTACCACCCAATCAGGGCCAGCAGCCGCAACCTCCACCGCAGCAGCAACCAGCGGAGTCCAAGCCGATTCCTCCACATCCAGAATCCCAGCCACCCAAGTCGCAGGAAAACATCGGTGTTCCAGTGGCCAGCAACACAAACCCGTGCAGCACGAATGATAACACATCCGTACCTTTACAG GATCAACAGAATGTGTGGTACAAACAACATCTTCAGAATTTACAGAAACTGAGGCAGGAGAAAGCCCAGCAAAATCAGACAGCAGGCAATGCCTTTCTAACTCCGCAACCACCCAGTCAGGCAATGCCTCCTCCCCTTCCCTCAGAACCACCAAAAGGCACACCCCCGCCACCGCCACCAAGAGAAGAACCACCTGTGCCACCCCCACCTCCTGTAGAAGTAAAG AGTGCAAATGTAGGAAACTCATCTAATTTTACAGACACA ccTGATGCTCCAAAAGACTCAGAGGAAGCTGCTCGTCTTCAGCAATTGCAGGCTGCAGCAGCACAATGGCAGCAGGTGCAACAGCAGAGAGTTAGCTTGCAATACCAAGCTCTCATGCAGCAACATGAAAAACTTCAGCAGATTCTTGAACAGTATCAACGACTAGTTCAGCAGCCTCCAAACCTGCAG ACGATGTCTGCGGAACTGCAGCTGAGGCACTATGAAATGCAACACCAGCAGTTCATACCTTTATTCCAAAACTGGAATAGTTCTTTTGCTTTGTGGCATGAACAGTTTCAATCTTATCCTCATAAAGACCAGTTGCAGGACTATGAGCTCCAATGGAAGCAGTGGCAAGAGCAGATGAATGCTACCAATGCTCATCTTCAAGAGAGGGTGACCACTATTACTGCTATGGTGCCATTTGCCTCAGGCCAGTATGGTGCTATGATGGGACAGCTTGGCCAGTACCCTGGACAAGATACGCCATTGCAGCAGCAAGTAGTGAACCCTGGTGTCCAACCCACTGTGGTTGGTGCTATTGCCACTGCTACAGGTGCCACAGCTGCAAGTGCTACAGGTGCTACAGCTCTAGGCCAACAACCTCCTGCCTTTGTGGCACATTCAGAATCATCTGACGGACCCCATGTACAAGGAAGTCTTCCTGGAGGGGTTGGAGTCATACCCCCTGGTCCTTTGACTATGCAAACATCAAGTTTCAACAGCATAAGAGAACCACG GCCCAGCAGATTTGACCAACCACCACAAGGTTTTGATGGGCCCCCTATGTTCGACCAATCACAGCAGCGTTTTGATGGTCCTCCAAGGTTCAACCCACCACGTCAACGATTTGAAGGCCCAACATTTGATCAACCACGGCAGCATTTTGATGGTCCGACAAGGTTTGATCAACCACTTCAGCGCTTTGACGGCCCATCAAGGTTCGAACAACCACGGCACCGTTTTGATGGCCCCCCAAGGTTCGACCAGCAACGCCCGCGCTTTGATGGTCCTCAAGGGTTTGACCAACCACGGCAACGCTTTGATGGTCCCCAAAGGTTTGACCAACCACGGCAACGCTTTGATGGTCCCCAAAGGTTTGACCAACCACGGCAGCGCTTTGATGGTCCTCCGAGGTTTGACCAGCCACGGCACCGCTTTGATAATCCACCCAGACATGACCAGCCTAATTTTGGACAGCAATCTAGATTGGATTCCTTAAGACCCCTTTGCCCTCCACCACGTTTTGAATCTCCTTCAGCCCCTCagttaaaacagcaacaagGTCCTGAACCTAAATTGGAGACTGACATTCAAAATCCTGCCAGTTCAGATTCAACAACCTTGCCAAAAACACCTGCTCAACCACTGTCTAACAAAGATGAAACTATACCAAATAAGTCAACAGCTGATGACTTGACAGATGATAATTTGCTTGGAGCAGATGGCTTTTTTATTCAAGATGACCCTATTCCCCAGACATTAAGAAGTAAGAAAGAGTCTGaggaagcaaaaaacaaaagtgtcacTGATGATAGGAATAAAGACAAACCTACTACATCGGCGAAAGACTCTGCTTCGGTATCAAatcctccaccacctccacaAAATTCCCAAAAGGACGATGGACCAATGacagacaacaaaaaatcaattaaagtGACTGCTGAAATCCAACCAGAACTACAAAGTTCAGACCAGTTAGCACCAAAACCAGAACCTCCAAATCTACCTCCTGGCAGGGGACGTGGCCAGCCTCCACTGCGTGGACTTGGGCGTGGACAATTGGGCCCTGGCCAGTACAGAGAACATAATACTGCACAAACTGAGGAGGGGGTGGGCGAAATGCCTTATGACTATGTACCATCGGAGGGAGATACAGGAATACCTGAAGAGCAACAAGACTACTGGCAAGATCCTTCATATCAGGGGTTTGGCGAGGATGAATCAGAGATGCGTCCTGAAGACACATGGATTCCAGAAGAACATTACTTTGAAGAGGAAGAGTATTATGAGGAGCCAGTGGGACCATATATGGGGCGAGGTAGACCCCCAATGAGAGGAGGGCCCCCAATGGGACGAGGAAGACCACCCATGGGCAGAGGATTTCCTCCCATGGGGAGAGGTGTACCACCCATGGGCAGAGGATTTCCTCCCATGGGCAGAGGAGTACCACCAATGGGCAGAGGGGGTCCGCCCATGGGTAGAGGAGGTCCACCCATGGGGAGAGGAGGTCCACCCATAGGGAGAGGAGGTCCGCCCATGGGAAGAGGAGGTCCGCCTATGGGTAGAGGAGGTCCGCCTATGGGTAGAGGAGGTCCACCAATGGGTAGAGGAGGCCCACCAATGGTGAGAGGTGGACCACCCTTTAGTAGAGGAGGCCCACCAGTAGGTAGAGGAGGGGCACACATGGGAATAGGGGGTCCAGCAGTTGCTAGAGGGGACCTAGATGATATGCACTGGGCAGAGGCTGAGTCAGCAGAGTGTTCTGAGGAAGGAGAACCCTACTGGGAAGAATGGCGGCCTCAAATGAGAGGCATGAGGCCCCCATTTCCACCTGGTCGGGGTCGTCCTCCACGTGGGCACCCTGGTTTCATGCCTCGAGGCCGAGGAGGTCCACTTCACCCTATTCACGGTGAAATGGGTCATGAGGCTGTAGGTCATGAAATGGAGTTGGATGACGCCAACGTGGATCAATCAATGCACCCAATGTACCTCGAGCACGACCCATATGGCCATCCAGGGCATCCTGATGTAGGAAGAGGCAGGCGACGCATTCCGCCTCCTCCCCATGAAATTATGGATCACTTAGAGGAGCCTTTGTATGAAGGAACGGAAGAAGATTCTGAATGGTATCCTCCACGAGGGCCTCCAATGACTCCACATGAAATAATTGACAGAGGAGGAATGAGAAGACGACCTATGGGTCGAGGAATTGCGAGGGGAATGTGGCGCCCAGGTCCACATCGTGAAGGATATGAAGAGGTATATAAGGAGGACCAAGCTTTGGATTATGATCGAGGTGAGGATGAGTATCGCCAGCCTCCAGCTCCAGAGTTTCCACCTGAGGACTATCGCCAAGAAGCCAAGTTCCGTGAGGGGGAGTGGGACAGAGATCGTCCTCTTCCTGAAAGAGAGTATCCTCCCCGCATGCCACCCCCACCGCACCTCAGAGAGGAACGCTGGGATCCAGAAACAGAGAGACGTCGCTCGTATTCTTATGATGAAAACGATAGGGCAAGGGGAGAGCTACGAATTCTTGACTATAGAGATGAGCCCCCATACAGACTGGATGAACCGCCACACCTACGGACTTCTGACTGGGATAGACCTTCTAGGCGTTCTCCATTACCAGTGAGGACATATCCCGATTATGGTGACCTTAGACCTCAGTATGAGGAGCGTAAAGAAGAGCCACCACCTGGTGGATCTGCAACAGACTTGCCTGGAAGCTCAGTTGAAGCAGCAACCCAAGGAACAAGTGGGGCAAATGTGCTTGCCCTTTCTCAAAGGCAGCATGAGATTATTCTGAAAGCTGCTCAAGAACTTAAGCAAATAAG ggagtTGCAAGAGGGAAAGACCCCTAGTACTGAAAAACTACAACCTGCATCCAGTGACCTTCTGCCAGAGCTACCTGCAGGTCTCCTTGGCTTGGAAATCCCAGCAGATGTTAGGAATGTTTTAAAG GGTATGAGTGCTGCTGTTCAGTCAGCTGCTCCTGAATCAGCGTCTTGGGAAAGCAAACCTGCTGTAGATTACCAGTCATCACTGTCTGCTTCAGCCAAACCGACAGTAATTCCTAAAACTGTCGATTATGGACATGGGCATG AGCTCGGGGCAACTGTAGAGCGGATTGCATATGGTGAGAGAATAGTATTAAGACCTGACCCAGTCCCATCAGATCGCCTCTATGATAAAG AACCACTTGGTCTCAGAGATTCCTACAGCCGAGATCCGTATTATGACCGGCGACCAGACCCCTATTTGGATCGCCGGGAGTACagcagagagagggagatgTACCGAGATATGCCTCCTGAATATGATAGAGACAGATATGAGAGGGAGCGTTATCACTCACGGGAAAGAGATGAAAG GTCTCCACTACCTCCTCGAGCGGCATACAGGGATAGAGATAAGGAGCGAAGTGGCAGTCGTGACCCAGACGACTTTTATGGAAGGCCTGTCTTTGACAGACCTCTGTATGAGCGCTCCGGACCTGACCGCATCGGGCCAGACCGCATCGGACCTGACCGCATTGGGCCCGAGCGTTACAGCTCGCCTTACT TGGAAAGAAGAGGTTATCCAGAGGACCGAGGACCACACCCTGCTGCTCCACTGCCTCCTCCACCAACACCTCCACCTCCACGAGTCGAGAAGaagcctgaaataaaaaatattgatgacATCCTCAAAGCACCTGGCAGATTATCTCGACCTGAGAGG ATTGTTATTATAATGAGGGGCCTCCCAGGAAGTGGAAAAAGCCACGTTGCAAAGCTTATACGG GACAAGGAAGTTGAATGTGGTGGCGCACCTCCAAGAGTTCTTGTTCTGGATGATTACTTCATGACAGAGGTGGAGAAAGTTGAGAAAGACCCAGACACCGGGAAGAGAGTCAAAAATAAG GTTCTTGAATATGAATATGAACCTGAGATGGAGGATACCTACAGGAGCAGCatgctgaaaacatttaagaaaactCTTGATGACGGTTTCTTCCCTTTTATTATTCTGGACACCATTAATGACCGAGTGAAACATTTTGAGCAATTCTGGAGCGCAGCCAAAACAAAAGGCTTCGAG GTGTATGTAGCTGAAATCACGGCTGACACTCAAACATGTGCAAAGAGGAATGTCCATGGGCGCAAGCTTAAGGATATAACAAAG ATGTCCAACAACTGGGAGTCATCTCCTCGTCATATGGTGCGCCTAGATGTGCGATCCTTGCTTCAAGATGCCGCCATTGAGgag GTTGAAATGGAGGACTTCAACCCTGAAGACGTTCCCCAAGAAACcaagagggaggaggaagaagagagcGATCTG GGATATCTTCCAAAAAGCAAATGGGAGATGGACACATCAGAGGCCAAACTTG